One stretch of Amycolatopsis sp. NBC_00345 DNA includes these proteins:
- the der gene encoding ribosome biogenesis GTPase Der translates to MTGFEPASAEAELDGVGEVDGTWSDETEFAALDAQIEAGEAADEANLAQPVLAVVGRPNVGKSTLVNRILGRREAVVQDVPGVTRDRVAYDAYWGGRRFTLLDTGGWEPDATGLQAAVAEQAELAMAAADAVLLVIDASVGATTTDEAVSRVLRRSKKPVLLAANKVDDDRLLSDTASLWSLGLGEPHPVSALHGRSSGDLLDAIVKALPSAPREGERATAGPRRVALVGKPNVGKSSLLNKLSGEQRSVVDSVAGTTVDPVDSLVELDGETWRFVDTAGLRKRVNSANGAEYYASLRTKTAIDAAEVAIVMLDAAEPLSEQDLRVLTMVVEAGRACVLAFNKWDLVDEDRRHAMVRELDRGLVRVPWAEKVNISALTGRSVRKLAPALRTSLKSWDQRVPTGQLNGWLADLIAATPPPVRSGKQPKVLFATQAGIRPPTLVLFTTGFLEAGYRRFIERKFRERFGFDGSPVRVNVRVREKKARPKAGGKASKNR, encoded by the coding sequence ATGACAGGCTTTGAACCCGCCTCGGCGGAAGCGGAACTCGACGGCGTCGGCGAGGTCGACGGCACGTGGTCCGACGAGACCGAGTTCGCCGCGCTCGACGCGCAGATCGAGGCGGGCGAGGCGGCCGACGAGGCGAACCTCGCCCAGCCGGTGCTCGCCGTGGTGGGCCGCCCCAACGTGGGCAAGTCCACTTTGGTCAACCGGATCCTCGGCCGCCGCGAAGCCGTGGTGCAGGACGTGCCCGGGGTGACGCGCGACCGGGTCGCGTACGACGCGTACTGGGGCGGGCGCCGCTTCACGCTCCTCGACACCGGCGGCTGGGAGCCCGACGCCACCGGCCTGCAGGCCGCGGTGGCCGAACAGGCCGAGCTGGCGATGGCGGCCGCCGACGCGGTGCTGCTCGTGATCGACGCCTCGGTGGGCGCCACGACCACCGACGAGGCCGTCTCGCGGGTGCTGCGGCGCTCGAAGAAACCGGTGCTGCTGGCCGCGAACAAGGTCGACGACGACCGGCTGCTGTCCGACACCGCGTCGCTGTGGTCGCTGGGCCTCGGCGAGCCGCACCCGGTCAGCGCGCTGCACGGGCGCAGCTCGGGCGACCTGCTCGACGCGATCGTGAAGGCCCTGCCCTCGGCCCCGCGCGAGGGCGAGCGGGCCACCGCCGGGCCCCGGCGCGTGGCGCTGGTGGGCAAGCCGAACGTCGGCAAGTCCAGCCTGCTCAACAAGCTCTCCGGCGAGCAGCGCTCGGTGGTCGACTCGGTCGCCGGCACCACCGTCGACCCGGTCGACTCGCTGGTCGAGCTGGACGGCGAGACCTGGCGGTTCGTCGACACCGCCGGCCTGCGCAAGCGGGTCAACTCCGCCAACGGCGCCGAGTACTACGCCTCGCTGCGCACCAAGACGGCGATCGACGCGGCCGAGGTCGCGATCGTGATGCTGGACGCCGCCGAGCCACTGTCCGAACAGGACCTGCGCGTGCTCACCATGGTGGTCGAGGCCGGCCGCGCGTGCGTGCTGGCGTTCAACAAGTGGGACCTGGTGGACGAGGACCGCCGCCACGCCATGGTGCGCGAGCTCGACCGCGGCCTGGTGCGGGTGCCGTGGGCGGAGAAGGTCAACATCTCCGCGCTCACCGGGCGCTCGGTGCGCAAGCTCGCGCCGGCGCTGCGGACCTCGCTCAAGTCGTGGGACCAGCGGGTGCCGACCGGCCAGCTGAACGGCTGGCTGGCCGACCTCATCGCCGCGACCCCGCCGCCGGTGCGCAGTGGCAAGCAGCCGAAGGTGCTCTTCGCGACGCAGGCCGGCATCCGGCCGCCGACGCTGGTGCTGTTCACCACGGGCTTCCTCGAGGCCGGGTACCGCCGGTTCATCGAGCGCAAGTTCCGTGAGCGGTTCGGCTTCGACGGCAGCCCCGTCCGGGTGAACGTGCGCGTCCGCGAGAAGAAGGCGCGCCCGAAGGCCGGCGGCAAGGCCTCCAAGAACCGCTGA
- a CDS encoding lysophospholipid acyltransferase family protein, producing MTGSALPEGAIGLLHDAGRVFARYHLRSAFRIRVHGRERMPATGPVVVVANHSSMIEPQLIFGMLPRRSAFLVKDEMFKGAAGRFLRAIGQIPVKRGEIDRKPLMTAVGVLKAGGVVGIFPEGTRGSGDVGVAERGAAWLVRSGGATVLPVATRGTLKPADGKRRWRPRVDILVGEPFTPKVGPGRTGLDQGTEELRGELAALVKTLDDWRAENRIGSP from the coding sequence GTGACCGGTAGCGCTCTCCCCGAGGGCGCGATCGGCCTCCTGCACGACGCGGGCCGGGTCTTCGCCCGGTACCATCTGCGGTCGGCGTTCCGGATCCGCGTGCACGGCCGTGAGCGGATGCCCGCCACCGGGCCGGTGGTGGTGGTCGCCAACCACAGCTCCATGATCGAGCCGCAGCTGATCTTCGGAATGCTGCCGCGGCGTTCGGCGTTCCTGGTCAAGGACGAGATGTTCAAGGGCGCCGCCGGGCGGTTCCTGCGGGCGATCGGCCAGATCCCGGTCAAGCGCGGCGAGATCGACCGCAAGCCGCTGATGACCGCGGTCGGCGTGCTGAAGGCGGGCGGCGTCGTCGGGATCTTCCCCGAGGGCACGCGCGGGTCCGGTGACGTGGGCGTGGCCGAGCGCGGCGCCGCGTGGCTGGTGCGCTCGGGGGGTGCGACGGTGCTGCCGGTCGCCACCCGCGGGACGCTGAAGCCCGCGGACGGCAAGCGGCGCTGGCGCCCGCGCGTGGACATCCTCGTGGGGGAGCCGTTCACGCCGAAGGTGGGGCCCGGCCGGACGGGGCTCGACCAGGGCACCGAGGAGCTCCGCGGGGAGCTCGCGGCGCTCGTGAAGACTTTGGACGATTGGCGGGCCGAGAACCGAATCGGCTCGCCGTAG
- the cmk gene encoding (d)CMP kinase gives MVALDGPSGTGKTTVARKLAARLGAGYLDTGAMYRIVTLAVLRAGDDPADSDAVGHRAHDADFTIGTTPDRPELRLAGEDVSADIRGPEVTQAVSAVSAVPQVRELLVSRQRRIIADVLAETGGIVVEGRDIGTVVAPESPLKVYLTASADVRAARRSGQDSAAGRQSSVEAARESVERRDHLDSTRATSPLRAAEDAVPVDTSELSIDQVIVALSELACRRGLLDGCDAEAGSAIGTTEAAGAAEVNGAEVAR, from the coding sequence GTGGTGGCGCTGGACGGCCCGTCGGGAACCGGCAAGACCACGGTCGCGCGCAAGCTCGCCGCCCGGCTCGGCGCGGGTTACCTCGACACCGGCGCGATGTACCGCATCGTGACGCTCGCGGTGCTGCGCGCCGGCGACGACCCGGCCGACTCCGACGCCGTGGGCCACCGCGCGCACGACGCCGACTTCACCATCGGCACCACCCCGGACCGGCCGGAGCTGCGGCTGGCCGGCGAGGACGTCTCCGCCGACATCCGCGGCCCCGAGGTCACGCAGGCGGTTTCGGCCGTTTCGGCGGTGCCGCAGGTGCGGGAGCTGCTCGTGTCACGCCAGCGCCGGATCATCGCCGACGTGCTGGCCGAGACCGGCGGCATCGTGGTGGAGGGCCGGGACATCGGCACGGTCGTCGCGCCCGAGTCGCCGCTGAAGGTCTACCTCACCGCCTCCGCCGACGTCCGCGCCGCGCGCCGCAGCGGCCAGGACAGCGCCGCCGGTCGGCAGTCCTCGGTCGAGGCCGCGCGCGAGTCCGTGGAGCGCCGCGACCACCTCGACTCGACGCGCGCGACGTCGCCGCTGCGCGCGGCCGAGGACGCGGTGCCGGTCGACACCTCGGAGCTGAGCATCGACCAGGTGATCGTGGCGCTGTCCGAGCTCGCCTGCCGTCGCGGCCTGCTCGACGGCTGCGACGCCGAAGCCGGCAGTGCCATCGGAACAACCGAAGCCGCCGGGGCCGCCGAGGTCAACGGGGCCGAGGTCGCGCGGTGA
- a CDS encoding TetR/AcrR family transcriptional regulator, which translates to MNQRLRRERDRSEREQRIVTAARELAEAEGWGAVTTRRLAALIEYSQPVLYSHFAGKDAIMSAAVLEGCAEFAEHVGKVGDGGIRGVAEAYVAFADEKPALYDAMFTLASDLPFATEDAPPALRAAFAAMQAVIEPVADGQDPGALTETFWAALHGLVTLGRGGRLSPGHRAERLALLVARFGG; encoded by the coding sequence ATGAACCAGCGACTGCGCCGGGAGCGCGACCGGTCGGAACGGGAGCAGCGGATCGTCACCGCCGCCCGTGAGCTCGCCGAGGCGGAAGGCTGGGGCGCCGTCACCACGCGACGGCTGGCGGCGCTGATCGAATACAGCCAGCCCGTGCTGTACAGCCATTTCGCGGGCAAGGACGCGATCATGTCGGCCGCGGTGCTGGAAGGCTGCGCCGAGTTCGCCGAGCACGTGGGCAAGGTCGGTGACGGCGGCATTCGCGGGGTCGCCGAGGCGTACGTCGCCTTCGCGGACGAGAAGCCCGCCCTCTACGACGCGATGTTCACGCTGGCGTCCGACCTGCCCTTCGCCACCGAAGACGCGCCACCAGCCCTGCGCGCGGCGTTCGCCGCGATGCAGGCGGTCATCGAGCCGGTCGCGGACGGCCAGGACCCGGGGGCCCTGACCGAGACGTTCTGGGCCGCGCTGCACGGCTTGGTCACCCTCGGCCGCGGCGGCCGCCTGAGCCCCGGGCACCGCGCCGAACGGCTGGCGCTGCTGGTGGCCCGCTTCGGCGGGTGA
- a CDS encoding DUF4267 domain-containing protein, giving the protein MLVTAYVLAGLVGIGIIYVGLSYLFAPEKTAKGFGLATIPTGTTAFFQIKGVRDIGTGLVVGAAMLAGGPHVVGWVLLAEAFIPVGDMLIILRHKGSRAVAFGVHGLTAAVMVVTTLLLVLG; this is encoded by the coding sequence ATGCTCGTCACCGCCTACGTCCTCGCCGGCCTCGTCGGGATCGGGATCATCTACGTCGGCCTCAGCTACCTGTTCGCCCCGGAGAAGACCGCGAAGGGCTTCGGCCTGGCCACGATCCCCACCGGCACCACGGCGTTCTTCCAGATCAAGGGCGTCCGGGACATCGGGACCGGCCTCGTGGTGGGCGCGGCCATGCTGGCGGGCGGGCCGCACGTGGTCGGCTGGGTCCTGCTCGCCGAGGCGTTCATCCCCGTCGGCGACATGCTGATCATCTTGCGCCACAAGGGAAGCCGCGCCGTGGCGTTCGGCGTCCACGGGCTCACGGCCGCCGTGATGGTCGTGACCACGTTGCTGCTCGTGCTCGGCTGA
- a CDS encoding cation:proton antiporter regulatory subunit → MNVEVTPLPGIGVRKDFATRNGRRIGVVTQRDGQIELIVSKSDDPDACLASLPLTPDEAGALANLLGAPQLVAQLNEEHRELPGINTKQLPITSTSPFDGRTLGDTAMRTRTSVSVVAVMRAGQVHPSPTPDFTFTAGDLLVAVGTSEGLEAAAKILKHG, encoded by the coding sequence GTGAACGTCGAAGTCACCCCTCTGCCCGGAATCGGTGTCCGTAAGGACTTCGCCACCCGTAACGGCCGCCGCATCGGCGTCGTGACCCAGCGGGACGGCCAGATCGAGCTGATCGTCTCGAAGTCCGACGACCCGGACGCCTGCCTCGCCTCGCTGCCGCTGACCCCCGACGAGGCGGGCGCGCTGGCCAACCTGCTGGGCGCGCCGCAGCTGGTCGCGCAGCTCAACGAGGAGCACCGCGAGCTGCCGGGGATCAACACCAAGCAGCTGCCGATCACCTCGACCAGCCCGTTCGACGGCCGGACGCTCGGTGACACGGCGATGCGCACGCGCACCAGCGTTTCGGTGGTCGCGGTGATGCGGGCGGGCCAGGTGCACCCGTCGCCGACCCCGGACTTCACGTTCACCGCGGGCGACCTGCTGGTCGCGGTCGGGACTTCCGAAGGACTGGAAGCCGCCGCCAAGATCCTCAAGCACGGCTGA
- a CDS encoding cation:proton antiporter, whose translation MDHTALSLIELGAVFFGLGVLGRLAGRIGLSPIPLYLIGGLCFGSGGLIPLTDIGDFTHLASEIGVVLLLLLLGLEYSAAELFTGLRSSWMAGLLDIVLNAAPGAAVALLLGWGPIGAIVMGGVTYISSSGIIAKVLGDLGRLGNRETPVVLSILVFEDLVMALYLPILTAILGGVSFFGGLEAVGISLLVITVVLVIALKFGRYVSALVDSDDREVFLLKILGAALLVAGLASAMQVSAAVGAFLLGIAVSGSTAHNATRLLEPLRDLFAAVFFVVFGLNTNPASIPPVLGWAVVLAVVTTLTKVATGWWAARRQGIGKLGRSRAGAALVARGEFSIVIAGLAVTAGAVDGELAALATAYVLLMAILGPTAARIVEPVAKALQRKKAAAKTAPVTTN comes from the coding sequence ATGGATCACACCGCACTGTCCTTGATCGAACTCGGAGCGGTCTTCTTCGGCCTCGGCGTGCTCGGCCGGCTCGCCGGCCGGATCGGCCTCTCCCCTATCCCGCTCTACCTGATCGGCGGCCTGTGCTTCGGCTCCGGCGGGCTGATCCCGCTCACCGACATCGGCGACTTCACCCACCTGGCCAGCGAGATCGGCGTGGTGCTGCTGCTTTTGCTGCTGGGGCTGGAGTACTCGGCGGCCGAGCTGTTCACCGGCCTGCGCAGCTCGTGGATGGCGGGCCTGCTCGACATCGTGCTGAACGCGGCGCCCGGCGCGGCGGTGGCGCTGCTGCTGGGCTGGGGCCCGATCGGCGCGATCGTGATGGGCGGCGTCACCTACATCTCCTCGTCCGGGATCATCGCGAAGGTGCTGGGCGACCTCGGCCGGCTCGGTAACCGCGAGACGCCGGTGGTGCTCTCCATCCTCGTGTTCGAGGACCTGGTGATGGCGCTCTACCTGCCGATCCTCACCGCGATCCTGGGCGGGGTGAGCTTCTTCGGCGGGCTGGAGGCGGTCGGCATCTCGCTGCTGGTGATCACCGTGGTGCTGGTGATCGCGCTGAAGTTCGGCCGGTACGTCTCCGCGCTCGTGGACAGCGACGACCGCGAGGTGTTCCTGCTCAAGATCCTCGGCGCGGCCCTGCTCGTGGCCGGCCTCGCCTCGGCGATGCAGGTCTCGGCGGCGGTCGGCGCGTTCCTGCTCGGCATCGCGGTCTCCGGGTCGACGGCGCACAACGCGACCCGGCTGCTCGAGCCGCTGCGGGACCTGTTCGCCGCGGTGTTCTTCGTGGTGTTCGGCCTGAACACGAACCCGGCGTCGATCCCGCCGGTGCTCGGCTGGGCCGTGGTGCTCGCCGTGGTGACGACGCTGACGAAGGTCGCCACCGGCTGGTGGGCCGCGCGAAGACAGGGCATCGGGAAGCTCGGCCGGTCCCGGGCCGGGGCCGCGCTGGTGGCCAGGGGCGAGTTCTCGATCGTCATCGCCGGGCTCGCCGTGACGGCGGGCGCGGTCGACGGCGAACTCGCCGCACTGGCCACGGCGTACGTGCTGCTGATGGCGATCCTCGGCCCGACCGCGGCCCGGATCGTCGAGCCCGTGGCCAAAGCGCTGCAACGGAAGAAGGCGGCCGCCAAGACCGCCCCGGTGACGACCAACTGA
- a CDS encoding Xaa-Pro dipeptidyl-peptidase, translated as MRVLRGLCAAVIVAAGLVVPVQAASAATGTDPVYDFAGAVRETVWVDIGRDGDGDGKPDRVAADIVRPKEPTAQGTKIPVIMDASPYYSSVGRGNESEFKTYDAQGRPVGFPLYYDNYFVPRGYAVVLVDLAGTNRSTGCVDVGGTSDVQSAKTVIDWLNGRATGYSAKSGGSKVTADWTNGSVGMIGKSYDGTIANGVAATGVDGLKTIVPISGISSWYDYYRSDGASFGFDPDGLAQTVEARNGGQDCSAENSKLAQGATANGDYGPLWAERDYVKQAKNVKASVFVSHGVNDLNVKTINFGQWWDALAANGVQRKIWLAQTGHVDPFDYRRAEWVDTLHQWFDHYLMGIDNGIEKQPMATVERQPDQWADQSSYPAAGAAATTLRPHSGSTAGVGTLSTSASSGTASFTDNLKGSENAWAAGPAATSANRVLYSTGTLSAPLQVSGTSSITVTATPSTSSARLSAMLVDYGSATIRNYAGAGEGIKTGSNETCWGSNAPGDDACYKVTSADTTNVGYTVISRGWADLANYQSLSQEQPLTPGKPYTMTFRLASTDHVVPQGHSLALIIGGTDTDEITGPAKGPKLTLDLAKTAVQVPLVGTVPAAPRTAPAPAGPLAHIDGRAPLDLR; from the coding sequence ATGCGTGTGCTCAGAGGGCTCTGTGCGGCGGTGATCGTCGCCGCGGGGCTCGTGGTCCCGGTCCAGGCGGCGTCCGCCGCCACCGGCACCGATCCGGTGTACGACTTCGCCGGCGCCGTCCGCGAGACCGTGTGGGTGGACATCGGGCGCGACGGGGACGGTGACGGCAAGCCGGACCGCGTCGCCGCCGACATCGTGCGCCCGAAGGAACCCACCGCGCAGGGCACGAAGATCCCCGTGATCATGGACGCGAGCCCGTACTACTCGTCGGTCGGGCGCGGCAACGAGAGCGAGTTCAAGACCTACGACGCGCAGGGCCGCCCGGTGGGTTTCCCGCTGTACTACGACAACTACTTCGTGCCGCGCGGGTACGCGGTCGTGCTCGTGGACCTGGCGGGCACCAACCGCTCCACCGGCTGCGTCGACGTCGGCGGGACTTCCGACGTCCAGTCCGCGAAGACGGTGATCGACTGGCTCAACGGGCGCGCCACCGGTTACAGCGCGAAGTCCGGCGGCAGCAAGGTCACCGCCGACTGGACCAACGGCAGCGTCGGCATGATCGGCAAGTCCTACGACGGCACGATCGCCAACGGCGTGGCCGCCACGGGCGTCGACGGGCTGAAGACGATCGTGCCGATTTCCGGGATCAGCTCCTGGTACGACTACTACCGGTCCGACGGCGCGTCGTTCGGCTTCGACCCGGACGGGCTCGCGCAGACCGTGGAGGCCCGCAACGGCGGGCAGGACTGCTCGGCGGAGAACAGCAAGCTCGCGCAGGGCGCCACCGCGAACGGGGACTACGGCCCGCTCTGGGCCGAGCGCGACTACGTGAAGCAGGCGAAGAACGTGAAGGCCAGCGTCTTCGTCTCGCACGGCGTGAACGACCTGAACGTCAAGACCATCAACTTCGGCCAGTGGTGGGACGCGCTCGCGGCCAACGGCGTGCAGCGCAAGATCTGGCTGGCGCAGACCGGGCACGTCGACCCGTTCGACTATCGGCGCGCGGAGTGGGTGGACACGCTGCACCAGTGGTTCGACCACTACCTGATGGGCATCGACAACGGCATCGAGAAGCAGCCGATGGCCACCGTCGAGCGCCAGCCGGACCAGTGGGCCGACCAGTCCTCGTACCCGGCGGCCGGGGCCGCGGCGACGACGCTGCGGCCGCACTCGGGCAGCACGGCGGGTGTGGGCACGCTGAGCACGTCCGCGAGCTCGGGCACCGCGTCGTTCACCGACAACCTCAAGGGCAGCGAAAACGCGTGGGCGGCCGGCCCCGCGGCCACATCGGCGAACCGCGTGCTCTACAGCACCGGCACGCTCTCGGCGCCGTTGCAGGTCTCGGGCACGTCGTCGATCACCGTCACGGCCACGCCGAGCACGTCGTCGGCGCGCCTGTCGGCGATGCTCGTGGACTACGGCTCCGCCACCATCCGCAACTACGCGGGTGCCGGCGAGGGCATCAAGACCGGCAGCAACGAGACGTGCTGGGGCTCGAACGCGCCCGGTGACGACGCTTGTTACAAGGTGACCAGCGCCGACACCACGAACGTCGGCTACACCGTGATCAGCCGCGGCTGGGCGGACCTGGCGAACTACCAGTCGCTGAGCCAGGAGCAGCCGCTGACGCCGGGCAAGCCGTACACGATGACGTTCCGGCTGGCGAGCACCGACCACGTGGTGCCGCAGGGGCACTCGCTGGCGCTGATCATCGGCGGTACCGACACCGATGAGATCACCGGCCCGGCGAAGGGGCCGAAGCTGACGCTCGACCTCGCGAAGACGGCGGTGCAGGTGCCGCTGGTGGGCACCGTGCCCGCTGCCCCGCGAACGGCACCGGCACCCGCCGGTCCGCTCGCGCACATCGACGGCCGCGCACCGCTCGACCTCCGCTGA
- a CDS encoding pseudouridine synthase — protein sequence MTSDEHPDGVRLQKVLSQAGVASRRAAEDLIVAGRVEVNGEVVTELGRRVDPVEAVIHVDGTRVNLREDLVYLAFNKPKGVHSTMSDDRGRPCVGDYLRGRWEETPGVVHVGRLDENTEGLLLLTNDGDLGHRLMHPSYRVLKTYLAEVDGLVPRGLGKELRNGWELPDGLVKVDQFRVKDMHSGKTMLELVIHEGRKHIVRRLMASTGHPVRKLVRTAVGDVQLGNQRPGTIRRLTRGEVGSLYRTVEL from the coding sequence ATGACATCTGACGAACACCCCGACGGCGTCCGGCTGCAGAAGGTCCTTTCCCAGGCCGGCGTTGCCTCCCGGCGCGCGGCCGAGGACCTGATCGTGGCCGGCCGGGTGGAGGTGAACGGCGAGGTCGTCACCGAGCTGGGCCGCCGCGTCGACCCGGTCGAGGCGGTGATCCACGTCGACGGCACGCGCGTGAACCTCCGCGAGGACCTCGTCTACCTCGCCTTCAACAAGCCCAAGGGCGTGCACTCCACGATGTCGGACGACCGCGGCCGCCCGTGCGTCGGCGACTACCTGCGCGGCCGCTGGGAGGAGACCCCCGGCGTCGTCCACGTGGGACGGCTCGACGAGAACACCGAGGGCCTGCTGCTGCTCACCAACGACGGCGACCTCGGCCACCGGCTGATGCACCCGTCGTACCGCGTGCTGAAGACCTACCTGGCCGAGGTCGACGGCCTCGTGCCGCGCGGGCTCGGCAAGGAGCTCCGCAACGGCTGGGAGCTGCCGGACGGCCTGGTCAAGGTCGACCAGTTCCGGGTTAAGGACATGCACTCCGGCAAGACCATGCTGGAGCTGGTGATCCACGAGGGCCGCAAGCACATCGTGCGGCGGCTGATGGCGTCCACCGGGCACCCGGTGCGCAAGCTCGTGCGCACGGCGGTCGGTGACGTCCAGCTCGGCAACCAGCGCCCCGGCACGATCCGCCGCCTGACCCGCGGCGAGGTCGGCTCGCTGTACCGCACGGTCGAGCTGTGA
- the scpB gene encoding SMC-Scp complex subunit ScpB, giving the protein MAGSTTDPTTDPTAEDQPPPEDPESGLVAAGDENELPDVSSDEALEAALEALLLVVDSPINEEALGDTVGESVARVTVALRTMAQKFTERVSGIDLRRVGEGWRFYTRDTYAPFVEKLLLDGQRSKLTRAALESLAVIAYRQPVTRARVAAVRGVNVDGVIRTLLARGLIEEMGTDPDTTGTLYVTTELFLERLGLSSLNDLPPIAPLLPEVDTIDDI; this is encoded by the coding sequence CTGGCCGGCTCCACGACTGACCCCACGACTGACCCCACAGCCGAAGACCAGCCTCCCCCCGAAGACCCCGAGTCCGGCCTGGTCGCCGCCGGGGATGAGAACGAGTTGCCCGACGTCAGTTCCGACGAGGCGCTCGAGGCGGCGCTCGAGGCGTTGCTCCTGGTGGTCGATTCGCCGATCAACGAGGAGGCGCTCGGCGACACCGTCGGGGAGTCCGTGGCGCGGGTCACCGTCGCGTTGCGGACCATGGCGCAGAAGTTCACCGAGCGGGTCAGCGGGATCGACCTGCGGCGAGTCGGTGAAGGGTGGCGGTTCTACACTAGGGACACCTACGCCCCGTTCGTGGAGAAGCTCCTGCTGGACGGCCAGCGGTCGAAACTGACCAGGGCCGCGCTGGAGAGCCTCGCCGTGATCGCGTATCGGCAGCCGGTGACCAGGGCCAGGGTCGCCGCGGTGCGGGGCGTGAACGTGGACGGCGTGATCCGGACGCTGCTGGCACGCGGGCTCATCGAGGAGATGGGCACCGACCCCGACACGACCGGAACGCTGTATGTGACGACCGAGCTGTTCCTGGAGCGACTGGGGCTGTCGTCACTGAACGACCTGCCCCCGATCGCTCCGTTGCTACCCGAAGTGGACACCATCGATGACATCTGA
- a CDS encoding segregation and condensation protein A, with amino-acid sequence MDEPASAQQPEPDAAAPEAPAVSEAPEASVGSEVSVGSEADTPIQHETVHGGTVPEGLAEELSTSRFKVHLANFEGPFDLLLQLISQHQLDVTEVALHRVTDDFIAYTRALGADWNLDETTEFLVIAATLLDLKAARLLPAAEVESEDDLALLEARDLLFARVLQYRAYKQVAALFGELEQGALRRYPRSVALEERYVGLLPEVMLGVTPEKFAEIAVAVFRPKPPPTVSLAHLHMGRVSVREHAALLRVKLAAAGQATFKELVEDCEHTVEIVARFLALLELYRESSVQFEQLEALAELHVRWTGGTMAEASAAADQDRTLAEEEEYG; translated from the coding sequence ATGGACGAACCGGCATCGGCCCAGCAGCCGGAGCCGGACGCGGCGGCCCCGGAAGCTCCGGCGGTCTCGGAAGCTCCGGAAGCCTCGGTGGGTTCGGAAGTCTCGGTGGGTTCGGAGGCGGACACGCCGATCCAGCACGAGACCGTGCACGGCGGAACCGTCCCCGAAGGCCTCGCCGAGGAACTGAGCACGTCGAGGTTCAAGGTCCACCTGGCCAACTTCGAGGGCCCGTTCGACCTGCTGCTGCAGCTGATCTCGCAGCATCAGCTGGACGTCACCGAGGTAGCGCTGCACCGCGTCACCGACGACTTCATCGCCTACACGCGCGCGCTCGGGGCGGACTGGAACCTCGACGAGACCACGGAGTTCCTGGTCATCGCCGCGACCCTGCTCGACCTGAAGGCCGCGCGGCTGCTGCCGGCGGCGGAGGTGGAGAGCGAGGACGACCTGGCGCTGCTGGAGGCGCGGGACCTGCTGTTCGCGCGCGTGCTGCAGTACCGCGCGTACAAGCAGGTGGCGGCGCTGTTCGGCGAACTCGAGCAGGGCGCGCTGCGGCGCTACCCGCGCTCGGTGGCGCTGGAGGAGCGGTACGTCGGGCTGCTGCCCGAGGTGATGCTGGGCGTGACGCCGGAGAAGTTCGCGGAGATCGCCGTGGCGGTCTTCCGCCCCAAACCGCCGCCGACGGTGTCGCTCGCCCACCTGCACATGGGCCGGGTTTCGGTGCGCGAACACGCGGCGCTGCTGCGGGTCAAGCTGGCCGCGGCCGGGCAGGCGACGTTCAAGGAACTGGTCGAAGACTGCGAGCACACGGTCGAGATCGTGGCGAGGTTCCTCGCGCTGCTGGAGCTGTACCGGGAGTCCTCGGTGCAGTTCGAACAGCTGGAGGCCCTCGCCGAACTGCACGTCCGCTGGACGGGCGGCACCATGGCGGAGGCCTCGGCCGCCGCGGACCAGGACCGCACCCTGGCGGAGGAAGAGGAGTACGGGTGA
- a CDS encoding cobyrinic acid a,c-diamide synthase produces MSRRASLPGASELFRLTSSPSTPALDRPPVPAPPEPLPEPDPESGQLSRSAARSGSGRTKHDAKITVYVSGDELLAMEQTRLNLRAKHSLIVDRGRLVREAVAVLLADFDQHGEESVLVRRLRAGEDDEGETEG; encoded by the coding sequence GTGAGCAGGCGCGCTTCCCTGCCCGGAGCGTCGGAGCTCTTCCGCCTCACCTCCAGCCCGTCGACGCCGGCGCTCGACCGGCCGCCCGTCCCCGCTCCCCCGGAGCCGCTCCCGGAGCCGGACCCCGAGTCCGGGCAGCTCTCCCGCAGCGCCGCGCGCAGCGGCTCTGGCCGCACGAAGCACGACGCGAAGATCACCGTGTACGTGTCGGGCGACGAGCTGCTCGCGATGGAGCAGACCCGGCTGAACCTGCGGGCCAAGCACAGCCTGATCGTCGACCGCGGCCGGCTGGTGCGCGAGGCCGTGGCGGTGCTGCTCGCGGACTTCGACCAGCACGGCGAGGAGTCGGTGCTGGTCCGGCGATTGCGCGCGGGCGAGGACGACGAAGGCGAAACCGAGGGCTGA